The sequence GATGAGAACAACAAATATATTTGGGGAAAACTTGTCGATAATAAAATCGAATTATGGGATGAGCAAAGTAATTACATCTGGGGACGAATTGAATAAAACTACTTACAACAAGCTGTAAACAAAATGGCGAACAATTACTCTACTTAAAAGCGCCACTTTGCCTAAAGCCAAAACGTTGTAAGTCATTTAGAAGAAAACCGCAAGAATCGGGTTTTATAGCAAAAAAACAATTTAGAATTTTGTCAAAAAATAAAACGATACATAAAATGAATTTTGATTTTGACGAAAAACAACGCAAAGAAATACTAAATACTGTTTCACAAAAAATAGAGCATTTTTACACTAATACTAAAGATTACAGTACTACACCAGAACTTAACTTACAAGAAATTAGAAATATTATAGAATCTGAAAATTTAGTTTCTGGAACCGAACCAAACAAAGCTATAGAACATATAATAAACGGACTTGAAAATTATTCTGTTCACACACCACATCCAAAATATTTTGGTTTATTTAATCCTCGAGCAAATTTTGCGGGAATTATTGCAGATTTTATAACCGCTTCTTATAATCCTCAATTAGCAGCTTGGAGTCACGCTCCTTTTGCCGTTGAAGTAGAAGCTCACGTAATTAATCAGTTTATTGAAAAATTTGGCTTAAATCCAAAAAAATCAGACGGAGTTTTTACAACTGGCGGAGCTGAAGCAAATTTAACTGCTGTATTATCTGCATTAAATAATAAATATCCTGATTTCGCTAAAAACGGAATGTTTGGTTTAGATAAAAAACCTGTTATTTTTTGTTCTCAAGAAGCACATCATTCTGTGCAAAAAGCAGCGAAAATTGTAGGCTTAGGATATGAATTTGTAAAAACAATTCCAACGACTAAAGATTTAAAAATAGACACTGATTTATTAGAAAAAGAAATCAAAAACCTAAATAATTCAACACATAGCCCATTAATGGTTATTGGTACAGCAGGAACAACAGGAACAGGAACAATAGACGACTTAGAAGAAATTTCAAAAATATGCAAAACACATAATATTTGGTTTCACGTTGATGCCGCTTATGGTGGAGGAGCAGTTTTAAGTTCAAATCTAAAACACATACTGAAAGGTATTTCTGCTTCCGATTCTATAACTTTTGACGCACATAAATGGATGTCTGTTCCTATGGGAACAAGCGTATTCTTGACTTCTCATCAAGAAATTCTAAACAAAACATTTAGAATTACCACAGAATATATGCCTAAAGAGGCAAATGAATTAGAAATTGTTGAACCATTCTCACATTCCATTCAATGGTCAAGACGATTTATAGGTTTAAAAGTCTATTTATCTTTATTATTTTACGGTTGGAATGGTTATGAAAAAGTAATCAATTATCAAGCTAAAATGGGAGAATATTTAAGAACTAAACTAACAGAAAATAATTGGATTATTAAGAACAGTACCGAATTACCAGTAGTCTGTTTTACACACCAAAAATTTGAATCGGATGCAAATTTCACAAAAACCATTTTAGACAACATTTTGGCTAAAGGAAATTCTTGGATATCGGTTTACCCAATAAAAAACGTTCCAACATTTAGAGCTTGTATTACAAATTACAATACAACCGAAACAGAAATAGACGAATTAATTGAAGAATTAAATAAGGAAAGAAAAGCATATCAAGATTAATTATGTCAAATAATACAAACACATATCATTATGCTAAAATAGCAGAAGCTATTGAATATTTAGATGAGCATTTTAAAGAGCAATCTACTCTAGATGATATTGCTGAACATTTAAATATGAGTTCTTTTCATTTTCAAAGATTGTTTAAAGATTGGGTTGGTGTACACCAAAAGATAGATATAATCAAATAAATCTTTATCCTTTAGGTGTTGAAAAGGCTTGTAATTAAAAAACACGTATACCATTTTTAGATGCATAAGGTAACTGCTTATAGTTTGCTTACTGTATCTTTTTATTTCAAGTCTTCTTTTAAAATTTCCAAGCTGATTGTTTTTCATAAAAGTAAAGATTAACCACCCAAGAAGGCTCCTAAGTTGTAATTCTATAAACTTAAGAAAAACAAAGAAAAAGTATTGAATAACCTCTTTGAGGGTTGTTATCTTGGAGTTATTTTGTAACTTCCACATATAAACAAGTTACCACACATTAAAAAACATCGCAGTATAAAATTGTAACAAACAATATTTAAAATAAAACAAGATGGCAAAGACAACAGACCAAATTAAACAAATTGTAAATTTAGGTGGAGGAGTAAGCATTGATGCAGATAGTAAGACAACTGACCAATTGAAGCAAATTGCGGCTTTAGCCGTAAAATCAGGAGCAACAATAATTCTCAAGAATTCAGACAGTAAGACAACTAGTCAATTAAAGCAAATTGCAGAACTAGCTCCAGGGAAAGTTATTTTTGAATTATAACTCAATGACAAATTCAGAAGCATATATCGCAGAATTGAATTCGAACTTCTTTTTTAAGGAATTTACTTTTAGCTCAAATAAGTTTAAGATAGATGAGAAAGGGCAAGAACTTGAATTAGCTGATAATGTCGTCTGGCTTGATGATTTATTGTTAATTACTCAAATAAAGGAAAGAAATAAGTCGAGTGATTCAAATGCTGAAAATTGGTTCAAAAGTAAAGTTCTTAGAAAGGCAGTAAAACAGATTAAGGATACTATTTCTTATTTTGAGTTGTATAAGGATATTTCTATTCCTAATGAAAAAGGTCATGTTTTAAATGTAAGTGAGGCTAGAATAATTGAACCAATTAAACAGGTAATTTATGCTCCAAATAACTCTTTTCCTGAATCACTTAGATTTCAAAAGTTTTATAAAAGTAAGGAAGTTGGGCTTATACACCTTTTTCATATTGAGGACTATCTATGGATATGTAAGTATTTGATAACCCCTTTCGAAATAAAAGAGTATTTGAATTTTAGAAAAGTCCTGTTTATAAAGCATGAAAAAAAACTAAATAATCTTCCTGAACAATATGTGCTTGGTCATTATTTAGAAACATTAGACGTTTCAGTTTTAAACATGAATTTCATTGAAAACCTGAAGAATTTAGTGCATGACGAAAGTGAATTTGATATTTCATTTATAATTGAAAACTTCAAAGATAAAATACGGATTGATTCTGCAAGTCTTGATTATTACGCCATAATTAAAGAATTAGCAAAACTAAATAGAGCAGATTTGCGTGAATTTAAGAAACGATATTTGCTAGCAATTGAAAAGTCAAAAGCACAAGATTTTACTTTACCATATCGTATTACAAGTTTAAATAGTAAATGTGGATTTGTATTTGTTCCATTAGAATATGACCGTAAAGAAAAATGGAGAAATGCCATTATCAACTTTACAGAAGCTCATAAATATGACCAGAAATTGGATAAATGTGTTGGCATGATTGTTTACCAACATCCGAGAGAGAAATACTTTGATGTAAATTGGTGTTACACTGAGTCTAAATGGGAATATAACGAAGAATTCGAAAAGTTATTGACAGAAAATTATCCTTTCCGAAAAGTAAAAATGGAAAAGACATATAGGTATTATGTAGATGAAAAATAAATAACGTGTGGTAACAATGTATAAATTTCATAGCCGAGATAGTAGTAAATTCAAGGGCTGTAGCTCGCTTCAACTTTCGTGTAACTTGACAGGGAAGTACAACGCAATCGGCTACTCAATTTATACGAACCGTTATATGCAAGGTAAAACCAACGAATGGCAATCCTTTATCCAAAATATGAAACGATAAAAAAAATGAAAGTTCCACCTACTGAAGGGGAACTTAAAATGATTGACTTTCTTCTTGAAAATCTTAATGATGAATATGAAATCTACTTTCAACCATTTTTAAATGGGGACTGTCCCGATATTATATTAATGCGAAAAGGTGGTGGAGTTTTAATCATTGAAGTAAAAGATTGGGAACTTGAAAGCTATCACCTTGATTTCCGCAAAAGATGGTTTGTAAACTACAATAATGCTTTAATAAAATCACCAATTTCTCAAGTTCTTAAATACAAGGAAAATATGTACGACCTGCATATTCAAAACCTTGTAGAACTTAAATTGAGAGATTATAGATATTGGTATATTGTTAATTGTGCAATATTCTTCTACAAAGAAAACCATAAGGATATTCGAGATTTTTTACTTACCCCATTTGAATTACAGAAAGAGTTTTTAGATGAAAAAAACGCTAAAAAAGAAGCTTATGACCAATTGGAAAAGTCCGAAGAGAAGTATCTAACGTTTCTAAGTAAGAACATTGAATTAATAGGTAAAGACAACCTTAATTCAAAAGATTTAAATGAGCTTTTATATAGAAAATGGGTCAGCAGAAAGTCTTTCAAATTCACTGATGACCTTTATGACAGTTTTAAAAGATATTTAAAACCTTCATTTCACTCACTTGATGATGGAAGGAATTTTAAGTACACGAAAAAACAAATAGAACTTTCAACAAGTAAACAAGGAGAGCAAAAAATAAAAGGAATTGTCGGTGCAGGAAAAACTTTAGTTCTTGCAAAAAGAGCGGTAAATGCACACAAACGGACAAACGAAAAAGTTTTAGTTCTAACGTATAATATTTCTCTCAAAAACTACATCCACGACAAAATCAGTAGCGTAAGGGAAGAATTTTATTGGGAAAATTTTCATATTCTTAATTATCACGACTTTTTCAATTCAATGATGAATAATCTTGGAATTGAGTTTGATATTCCTGAAGATTTCGACAATTGGGAGAATTGGCAAAAAGAACAATTCTTTAATGATAAGTATTATGGAAACATTGACCTGTTTAAAGATTTTCAAAACCAAATTGAAAAATACTCTACAATATTAATTGATGAAGTTCAAGATTACAGAACTGTTTGGTTAAGATTAATCAAAAAGTATTTTTTAGCAGATAATGGAGAATTTGTTGTATTTGGAGATAGTAAACAAGACATCTACAACCGAGTTTCATTAGTAGAAAACAAAAAGGTGCTTGTTATTCCTGACAGT comes from Flavobacteriales bacterium and encodes:
- a CDS encoding aminotransferase class V-fold PLP-dependent enzyme — encoded protein: MNFDFDEKQRKEILNTVSQKIEHFYTNTKDYSTTPELNLQEIRNIIESENLVSGTEPNKAIEHIINGLENYSVHTPHPKYFGLFNPRANFAGIIADFITASYNPQLAAWSHAPFAVEVEAHVINQFIEKFGLNPKKSDGVFTTGGAEANLTAVLSALNNKYPDFAKNGMFGLDKKPVIFCSQEAHHSVQKAAKIVGLGYEFVKTIPTTKDLKIDTDLLEKEIKNLNNSTHSPLMVIGTAGTTGTGTIDDLEEISKICKTHNIWFHVDAAYGGGAVLSSNLKHILKGISASDSITFDAHKWMSVPMGTSVFLTSHQEILNKTFRITTEYMPKEANELEIVEPFSHSIQWSRRFIGLKVYLSLLFYGWNGYEKVINYQAKMGEYLRTKLTENNWIIKNSTELPVVCFTHQKFESDANFTKTILDNILAKGNSWISVYPIKNVPTFRACITNYNTTETEIDELIEELNKERKAYQD
- a CDS encoding AAA family ATPase, which encodes MAILYPKYETIKKMKVPPTEGELKMIDFLLENLNDEYEIYFQPFLNGDCPDIILMRKGGGVLIIEVKDWELESYHLDFRKRWFVNYNNALIKSPISQVLKYKENMYDLHIQNLVELKLRDYRYWYIVNCAIFFYKENHKDIRDFLLTPFELQKEFLDEKNAKKEAYDQLEKSEEKYLTFLSKNIELIGKDNLNSKDLNELLYRKWVSRKSFKFTDDLYDSFKRYLKPSFHSLDDGRNFKYTKKQIELSTSKQGEQKIKGIVGAGKTLVLAKRAVNAHKRTNEKVLVLTYNISLKNYIHDKISSVREEFYWENFHILNYHDFFNSMMNNLGIEFDIPEDFDNWENWQKEQFFNDKYYGNIDLFKDFQNQIEKYSTILIDEVQDYRTVWLRLIKKYFLADNGEFVVFGDSKQDIYNRVSLVENKKVLVIPDSPGRWAELNQSFRLTPIITAFASDFQKKFLADKHIPDEFENVDFQSALFDKVHYTYFGTLDFKALADFISSYSTKLGSHPNDVCVLSLSIETIREIDFHFRKATNE
- a CDS encoding AraC family transcriptional regulator: MSNNTNTYHYAKIAEAIEYLDEHFKEQSTLDDIAEHLNMSSFHFQRLFKDWVGVHQKIDIIK